Proteins from one Porites lutea chromosome 3, jaPorLute2.1, whole genome shotgun sequence genomic window:
- the LOC140929555 gene encoding BTB/POZ domain-containing protein 6-B-like — protein MATFNDNWQTKLPTISERTKFIFNNDLLSDVEFVVPASLNERESRKYQKSIPAHKFVLAISSPVFFAMFYGEMAETAGTVQLPDCDYESLLELFRYLYSDDVKLSGSNVLQVLYLAKKYMVPSLADKCTEYLRKHLEASNVFSILPQAQKFECKDLENRCWGVIEKHTQKALMSDEFLTLERSVVESVVKREILKVKEVDLFKAVDRWATKEQERQEKTPSRKTKRKILGEEIVKAIRFSLISQKEFASVVLDCDILTEIEICDMIKYYNDGDLKSPLVFKRFPRSLHRCYRFAHIEIPQTPMGPWSNIDTLPNALKLTVNKPVRLHGVQHFGREGGEYTASLQVKDANTGFSLVQQLGSYFSEKVDTYAYMYYGFDVEFDNPVCLQTDRTYEIISRVNGPISCFGKLGRKIVQSQEIIFSFSYSAASRGGTDVSRGQFPAFLFSTM, from the coding sequence ATGGCTACCTTTAATGATAACTGGCAGACCAAACTCCCAACTATCAGCGAGAGAACCAAATTTATATTCAATAACGACTTGTTAAGCGATGTTGAGTTCGTAGTTCCTGCGTCGCTGAACGAACGTGAAAGCCGGAAGTATCAGAAGAGTATTCCAGCCCACAAGTTTGTTCTTGCGATCAGCAGTCCTGTGTTCTTTGCCATGTTCTATGGTGAAATGGCAGAGACTGCAGGCACTGTTCAACTGCCTGACTGTGATTATGAGAGCCTGTTGGAGCTGTTTCGTTACTTGTACAGCGATGATGTGAAGTTAAGCGGAAGTAATGTGTTGCAAGTCCTCTACTTGGCAAAGAAATACATGGTACCCTCACTGGCTGATAAATGCACTGAGTATCTCCGGAAACATTTAGAAGCGTCGAATGTGTTCTCCATTTTGCCGCAGGCCCAGAAATTTGAGTGTAAAGATTTGGAAAATCGGTGCTGGGGAGTAATTGAGAAGCACACCCAGAAAGCTCTAATGTCGGATGAATTTCTCACGCTTGAGCGATCAGTCGTTGAGTCTGTCGTGaaaagagaaatattaaaagtaaaagagGTGGATTTGTTCAAAGCTGTGGATCGCTGGGCCACTAAAGAACAAGAAAGGCAAGAGAAGACTCCTAGTAGGAAGACCAAAAGAAAGATTCTTGGAGAGGAGATTGTAAAAGCAATACGGTTTTCACTGATATCACAGAAGGAATTTGCTTCAGTTGTTTTGGATTGTGACATTCTCACTGAAATAGAGATTTGTGACATGATTAAGTACTACAATGACGGCGACCTAAAATCTCCTTTAGTATTCAAGCGTTTCCCCAGAAGTTTGCATCGATGTTACAGATTTGCACACATAGAAATCCCTCAAACTCCAATGGGTCCCTGGAGCAACATTGACACTCTCCCTAATGCTCTTAAATTAACTGTGAACAAACCTGTCCGGTTACATGGAGTACAGCATTTTGGCCGTGAGGGTGGCGAGTACACTGCTTCATTACAAGTAAAAGATGCAAATACTGGCTTTTCTCTTGTACAGCAACTAGGATCCTACTTTTCAGAAAAAGTGGACACATATGCTTATATGTATTATGGCTTTGATGTTGAGTTCGATAACCCAGTTTGCCTTCAGACAGACAGAACATATGAGATAATATCTCGTGTAAATGGTCCGATATCTTGCTTTGGAAAACTAGGCCGAAAAATTGTTCAGTCTCAAGAAATCATATTTTCATTTAGCTATTCAGCGGCTTCCAGAGGTGGGACTGATGTATCTCGAGGCCAGTTTCCTGCCTTTCTTTTCAGTACAATGTAG